The DNA sequence TGATTCCGGAGATCTTGACCTTCGTCACCTCTCCGTAGAGGAACAGGTGCCGCTGCTTCTCCGTGAACTCCGCGATCGGCTTGTCGCCCGGGTAGAAACCCGACTGGGAGAACCCCTTCACCATCCATCCGTCGGCGGTGTACCCGGGAACCATGATGGCCCCCTCGTCGAGCGACTTCGACTCGTCCACGATCTGCGAGAGGTCGAGGTCGGAGACCGCTCCCCTGCCCTCGCATCGCGGACACATGCCGCCGAGATAGATCGCGTCCTTGACGATCTTCTTCTCGCCGCCCGGTCCCGTCATCACCCCGCTCGCCCTCTGCGTCGGGATGTTGAACGAGAAGGCGGTGGGTCCGCCGATGTAGGGCTGTCCCAGCTTGCTGAAGAGGATGCGCAGCATCGCGTTGGCATCCGTCACCGTGCCGACCGTGGAGCGCGGATTCGCGCCCAGTCGCTCCTGGTCGACGATGATCGCCGTGGTCAGCCCCTCGAGCACGTCGACATCCGGCCGGGGCACGGAGGGCATGAACCCCTGCACGAAGGCGCTGTAGGTCTCGTCGATCATGCGCCGCGACTCGGCGGCGATGGTGTCGAAGACGAGCGAGCTCTTCCCCGAACCGGAGACGCCGGTGAACACGGTCAGGCGTCGTTTCGGGATGTCGACGCTGACCTCCTTCAGGTTGTTCTCGCGTGCGCCCTGCACGCGGATGAGGTCGTGGGCGTCGGCGGCGTGGGTCATGGGTTCCTCGAACGGTCGGGCGGGCTCAGCCGGCCTGGTTGATACGGAGCAGGTTGCCTGCCGGATCGCGGAAGGCGCAGTCGCGAACGCCGTACGGCTGATCCATCGGCTCCTGGACGACATCGGCGCCCTTCTCGACGAGTCGCTCGAACAGACCGTCGAGGTCGTCGCTCGCGAGCGTGAGCGCGCCGTAGCTCCCCTTCGCGATCAGCTCCACGATGGTGCGTCGCTCGGCGTCGGTGAGACCGGGGTCGGTAGCAGGCGGGTGCAGCACGATCGACGTCTCCGGCTGGCCTTCGGGTCCGACGGTGAGCCAGCGGAGCCCGTCATAGCCGACGTCGTTGCGCACCTCGAATCCGAGGGCGTCGCGGTAGAAGCCGAGGGCCGCCTCGGCATCCGTGTGCGGGAGGAAGGCGTAGTGGATGCTGATGTTCATGGGTTCACGTTAGGTTCGCGTCGGTGCGGGGTGCTTCTTGATTCCTGATCGGTCGGATGACCTGTTTGGCCTGGAAGGTCGGGATGCCGTCGACGTTCGCGGCGCGTTCACGGTACACCCGGGGTGAGACACCCACCAGCTCGGTGAAGCGGGTGCTGAAGGTGCCGAGCGACGAGCATCCGACCCCGAAGCACACCTCGGTCACGGTGAGGTCGCCGCGCCGCAGGAGCGCCATGGCGCGTTCGATGCGCCGCGCCATGAGGTACGAGTACGGGGACTCGCCGTAGGCGTCACGGAATCGGCGGCTGAGGTGACCGGCCGACATGTGCACACCGCGCGCGAGCGCCTCCACGTCGAGCGGCTTCGCATACTCCCTGTCGATGCGGTCGCGAACCCTGCGCATGACGACGAGCTCGCGGAGCCGGGCATCCTCGTCGAAAGTCACCACTCGATAGTGCCTTGACGCTCCGTGGCCTCGCGTGAACTCCCGCGTCGCCCGCGAGCACTCCTCCCCCATTCCGGGCGCCTCAGCGATATTCTGTGACCACCCCTCACAGGGTTTTCTCAGAAAGGGTCCCCAACCATGTCTGAATCACTCGCGAACGAAGCGAAATCACTGTTCAGGTCCATCCGCATCACCCTCGCCGTATCGGGTGCGCTCGCACTCATCGCCGGCATCGTCCTGCTCGTGTGGCCGGTGAAGTCGGCAGTGATCGTCACGGGCATCTTCGCCTCGTACCTGATCGTCGCCGGGCTCGTCTACATCGGCCTCGGCATCTTCTCGCACCGCAAGGGCGGGTGGGCGCGAGTCGGCCACATCGTCCTCGGACTGCTCTACATCGCCGCCGGCGTCATCGCCTTCGCCAATCTCGGAGCCGCCGCGGCGACCCTGGCTCTCGTCGTCGTCATCTTCATCGGGATCAGCTGGATCGTCGACGGGGTGGTCTCGCTGTCGCTGCTCGGACAGGACGGCTCGAGGGTCTGGACGCTCCTCTACGCGCTGCTGAGCATCATCGCGGGAATCGTCGTCCTGTTCTCGCCGCTGTTCGCCGCTGCCGTGCTCTGGCTGGTCTTCGGCATCTCGCTCGTCGCCCTGGGCATCGTGCAGATCGTCCGCGCGATCACGATCGGCAAGGACGCGAAGGATGCAGCGGATGCTGTGCGCGCCGACACCGTGAACTGACATCCGCAGGAGCAGAGAGGGCCCCGTCCGAACGGACGGGGCCCTCTCTCATGTCCAGGGTGTCACTCGGCGGCGAAGCCGCTGACATCGCCCACCAGACGGGTGTTGTCGGCGGGCACCGGGTCGACGGCGGCGCGTGCGACCTCCGCGGCGAACTCCGAGACGTTGTAGAGCTTGCCTGCCGACTCGCGCCGCTCGGCGATCGCACCGGGGTTCGCGCGCTCCAGGAGCGTGGCGGTGATGGTGCCCTCGATCATGTCGCCGGACACCACCGTGAAGCCGATGCCCTTCTCGGCGAGTTCCGGGATGCGCTCGCGCAGAGCATCCTCGCCCGCGCGCTTCGACAGCGCGACCGGCTCGTACTCCGGCATCGTGGGCGTCGTCCGGATGAAGTGCGCCTGGTGGCTCGTGACGAAGACGACGCGGGCGCCGTCGTCGAGCAGCGGCGTCGCGGCGTCGAGGACGTTGAGCTGCGCGTCGCGGTTGAGGGTGAGCGCGTAGTCCTCGGCCATGCCCGATTCCATGCCGCCCGACGCGTTCAGCACGAGTACGTCGAGGCGCCCGAACTCCGCCTTGACGGCGTCGAACATCTCCCCGACCGAGGCGGGGTCGGTCAGGTCGGCCCCTACGGTCAGCACGCGACGACCGAGCTCGCGCAGCTGCGCGGCGAGCTTCTCGGCTCGCGGAGCCTTGTTGCGGAAATTGATGACGACGTCGGCGCCCGCTTCGGCGAGGTACCGCACCGTGTCGGCCCCGATGCCTCGCGAAGAACCGGTGACAAGGGCGACCTTGCCGTCGAGAGAACCTGCGGGAAGAACGTCGGTCACGGTGACTCCTCAAGTGCGTGGATCGCCGTGATCGCACGGCCCCCTCAGACTAGCAAGGAGGCGTCCGACACCCCTGCGGCGAACACCCCGCGTGATAGGTTGACCGCAACAGGGAGGCCTCATGGACAACTTCGCGACATTCGTCCAGTTCGTCGATCAGTGGGCATGGGTGGGGTGGCTGGTCCTCATCGCCCTCTTCCTCGTGATCGAGATGCTGACCCTCGACTTCACCTTCCTGATGCTGAGCTTCGGCAGTGCGATCGGGCTCGTGACCGACTTCCTCGGCGTGCCGGTGTGGGTGCAGGTGCTCGTGGCCGCAGGTGCAGCCGCGCTCTTCATCCTGTTCCTGCGCCCACCGTTGATCCGGCGACTCCACCGGGGCGAGGACCCGACCAAATCGAACGTCGAGGCGCTCGTCGACCTCCGCGGCACGGCGTTGCAGGACGTCACCCAGATCTCGGGACAGGTCAAGCTCAGCAACGGCGACACCTGGACCGCCCGTACGGCGACCTCGATGCCGATCCCCCAGGGATCGCCGATCGCCGTCACCGCCATCAACGGCGCCACCGCGACCGTCCGACCCGTCAACGACTAGGAGCACCCCGTGAACGACAGTTCGTTCATCCCGGCCGCCATCGGCTGGATCCTCGTCATCGCGATCATCATCTTCGTGGTGGTCACGCTGGCCCGATCCATCCGCATCATCCCCCAGGCGACCGCCGGCGTCGTCGAACGACTCGGGCGGTATCACAAGACCCTCACGCCCGGCCTCAACATCCTGGTTCCGTTCATCGACCGTCTGCGCCCGCTGATCGACATGCGGGAGCAGGTCGTCTCGTTCCCGCCGCAGCCGGTCATCACCGAGGACAACCTGGTCGTCTCCATCGACACGGTGGTCTACTTCCAGGTCACGGACGCGCGTGCCGCGACCTACGAGATCGCCAACTACCTGGGCGCCGTCGAGCAGCTGACCACCACGACCCTGCGAAACGTCGTCGGTGGTCTCAACCTCGAAGAGGCACTGACCAGCCGCGACAACATCAACGGCCAGCTCCGCGTCGTGCTCGACGAGGCGACCGGCAAGTGGGGCATCCGCGTCGGACGCGTCGAGCTCAAGGCGATCGACCCGCCCGTCTCCATCCAGGACTCTATGGAGAAGCAGATGCGCGCCGAGCGTGACCGCCGCGCGGCGATCCTCACCGCCGAGGGTTCCAAGCAGTCGCAGATCCTCGAGGCGGAAGGCCGTCGACAGGCGGAGATCCTCCGCGCAGAGGGCGACAAGCAGGCTGCGGTGCTGCGTGCGCAGGGTGAGGCAGAAGCCATCCAGAACGTGTTCAGCGCGATCCACCAGGGGCAGCCAGACGACAAGCTCCTCGCCTACCAGTACCTGCAGATGCTGCCGAAGATCAGCGAGAGCGAGTCGAGCAAGCTGTGGATCATCCCGAGCGAACTCACGGAGGCGCTGAAGGGGATCGGCAGCGCGTTCACGCCCAAGCCCGGTCAACCGCCCGTCGGCACGCCCGGCGCGTGACGCACCCGTACTTCGAGAAGACCGCACACCCGCGAGTCCTCGCCCACCGTGGCCTCATCACCGCGGAGGGCGAGGACTCGGGTGTGTGGGAGAACTCGGCTGCCGCCTTCGCCGCCGCTCATGCCGCCGGCGCCGAGTACATCGAGACAGACTGCCAGGTGACCGCCGACGGCGACGTCGTGCTCTTCCACGACTCGTCCCTGAAGCGGCTCACCGGAGACACCCGCCTCGTGCGCGAGGTGCGCACGAGGGATCTCGCGAGCATGTTCGCCGATCACGGCGGCCTGCTGACCGTGGCAGAGGCGCTTGCGGCCTTTCCCTCGACCCGCTTCAACATCGACGTCAAGACCGCCGAAGCCGTCGGGCCGCTCGGCGGAATCCTCAGCGAGGACACGCACCGCGTGCTGGTCACGAGCTTCGACGACCGCAAGCGCCGCGCTGCCATCGCGTCGGTGCTCCGGGCAGGTGCCGGACTCCGCCCCGCGACCTCGGGCGGCAGCCGCACCATCGCCGCACTCCGGGCGCTCTCGGCGCTTCGACTTCCCACCGGGCGGGTGCTCCGCGACATCGATGCTCTGCAGATCCCGGAGCGCCACGGCGCCGTCCGGGTACTCACGCCCGCTGTGCTCACAGCCGCCCATCGGCACGGAGTCGAAGTGCACGTCTGGACCGTGAACGAGCCCGCGGACATGGTCCGGCTCACCGGTCTGGGCGTCGACGGCGTGGTCTCCGATCGGGCCGATCTCGCCCTGGCTGCGCTGCGCCGCTGAGCACCCTTTCCCAGCCTCTCGAGCGCGCTGGGATTCCGCTGTGAATCGCTCAGGGAAAGCGTTCGCGTGGATGAAGCGCACAGGTCGGAACGTTATACCTGGCAGAGACGAGAGGACCACACAATGGCAGATCGCAGCCTACGCGGCATCCGACTCGGCGCCCAGAGCCTACAGAGCGAAGAGGGCGTCGTCTTCATGGAGCGCCGAGAGACCACCTACACCTGTGACACGTGCGGCCATGTCACGACGCTCATGTTCGCGGCTGATGCAGAGGCGCCGCAGACCTGGGAGTGCCGTGCCTGCGGCGCCGAGGCACGTTTGAACGTCGACGGCCAGGCCGTCACGCTGGACGCGGCCGACGAGAAGGCCGCCCGCACCCACTGGGACATGCTGATGGAGCGCCGCACGCGCGCTGAGCTCGAGGAGCTGCTCGAGGAGCGCCTCGCATTCATCCGCGCGCGTCGTGGAGCCGGCGAAGACCCCACCCGGGAGAAGATCGGCGCCTAGCGCCTCCGTGCGCGCCACCACCCGACGATCAGCGCGCCCAGCCCGCCCCACAGCAGAAGCTGCTGGATCCACGGGCCCAGGACGACACCCGCCGTGAGGCCGGATCGGAGCTCGACGTTCTCGAGCATCGCTCCGGCCTCATCTGCGTCCAGACTCGAGACGGTGCTGCCGTCGGCACGAATGATCTGACTCGTGCCGACCGTGGAGATGTTCACCACGCTGCGGCCGGTCTCGATGGCGCGCATGCGCGCGAAGGCCAGCTGCTGCAGGTTCTCGTCCGTCCCCCGGAAGTCGGCGTTGTTCGTCTGGAAGACGAGAACCTCTGCGCCGTCGCGCACCCCCTGATCGACGACGTCGTCATAGATGACGTCGAAGCAGATGGCGAGCCCGACCTGCACCCCGTCGACGTCGATCACGGAGCTGTTCGTCCCTGGCGTGTACTCCCGCTGGATCAGACCGATGAGGTCGGGCGCGAGGGCGTTGAAGAACGCGCGATCGGGGACGTACTCGCCGAAGGGCACCGGATGCCGCTTGTCGTGCGTCTCCTCCGCCGCTCCGTCCTCGGTCCACAGCATCGAGGTGTTGTAGTAGCGGCCGTCGCGCTCTGTCGCGGCATTCGCCAGGAGCGGTGCCCCGATGCGTGAACTCACGAAGCTCATCCGTCGGGCGAGGGCGTCTGTCTGGAAGGGGTCGTAATCGAGCGACCCCTCCGGCCAGACGAGGAGGTCGACGTCCTCACCGAACAGCGGTGCCGTCGCCGTCGCCTGAGCGTCGACGAGCGAGTACGGTTCTCGCTCATCGAAGTAGCCGCTCGGGCCGTTGCCCTGCACCGCGGCGATGCGCATCGATCCGGTGCCCGTCGTCGGGAACAGCGGCGTGAAGGCGAGGACGACGACGAGAGCCGCCGGCACGACCAGCAGCGGGCGGCTCACCGCACGGCGAGCCCGGACCATCTCGATGAGCACGGCCACGAGGAACACCATGAGGAAGCTCAGACCGCTCACCCCGAGCCACGACGTCACCGGAGCGAGCGGACTCTGCGCCTGCGTCATCCCCAGGCGCGCCCACGGGAACCCTCCATACGGCCATGAGCCGACGAAGAGCTCTCGACCCACCCAGAGGGCGGCGACGATCGCCGGGAGCAGCAGCAGGCGCGCAGCAGGCCTCGGGAAGGCATGAGGGAGCCACCGATAGGCCAGGGCGATCGGGACGAGTGCGAGCGCTGTCAGGCCGCCTTCGACGACGCTGAGCGCCGCCCACGGCACGGGTCCGAGATAACGCGACGTCCACGACACGAGCAGTGCGAAGAAGACCACCCCGTAGACGGTGCCGACGAGAAGGGCCCCTCCGACTCGCCGCCCGACCAGAGCGAGCAGCAACAGGGCGACGGCGGGAAAAGCAAGGATCCAGACGGCAGCCTCGGGGTACGACAGATCCATGAGGATGGCGGCCGTGATCGCGCTGAGGAGGGCAGCCCAGAGAGGAAGGAGCGCGCGCGGTGCGGCGGGTGCCGCCGGGGAGTCCGACATCGATCCCCTGCTCACATCGACGAGTACGCCACGATGCCCCGGCGTACCCCGTCGAGCGCGGCCCGCGCGTTCCGTGCGAGAGTCCCGTCTTCGGCGACGATCGACAGCTGGTCGAGCAGATCGATCGTCTGCTTCGCCCAGCGGACGAAGTCGCCGGCGGCCATGTCGGCGTCGATCAGGACCCGATCGAGACTGCCTCCGCGCGCCCAGGTGTGCATGGCGCCGGCGAGACCCGCGGCGAGCGGCTCGGTCCCGGGCAGGTGGTGGTCCTTCTCGAGGTCGTCCAGCTCGGCCCACAGCGTCGTCGTGCGGTCGTATGCGGAGCGGAAGGCTCCGCGTGGGAGCCCGCGCTCGCCCGAGTTCGCCTCGTCGCGGCGCGGTTCGTACACGAGACAGCAGGCCATCGCCGCGAGAGACGGAGCGTCGAGCCCCGTCCACAGGCCCTGGCGGAGGGATTCGGCGATGAGCAGATCGCGCTCTCCGTAGATGCGCCGCATGGTGCGTCCGGCATCCGTCAGTCGTGTCTCTCCGTCTTCACGACGGAGGTAGTCGAGCGTCTCGAGGACCTCGCTGACCCTGTCGAAGACGCGCGCCACCGTGCCCGTCCGATTCTCGATCTGTCGTCGCGTGCGGTCGGTCTCGCGCTTGAGCTTCCAGTACCGCTCGGCCCAGCGCGCGTGCTTCTCGCGGTCGGGGCACCGGTGGCATCCGTGCCGCTGCATCCGCGTGCGCAGGGACTGGATCTGCTTCATCCGCTTCTCGCGCGCCACTCGGGGCGAGTTGGAGTCCTGCCGGTTCTTCTTCTCGAGGTCGCTCAGCTCCCGGCGCATCGCGGCGTACTCCATGAAGTCGCCGTGGTCGCAGACCATCGCCGAGCGATACCCCTCGAGGGACTCGTCCGCCTCGCGGACCTTCCGCGCGAGACCCACCACGGCTCGGTCCGCCTGGAACTGGGCGAACGAGGACTCGAGGACCTCGCGCGCACGGTCGCGGCCGAAGAGATCGATGAGGTTCACGGCCATGTTGTACGTCGGACGGAAGCTGGAGTTCAGCGGGTAGGTCCGTCGGGACGCGAGCGCCGCGACCGCCTGCGGGTCCATCCCCTCGGTCCACTGGACGACCGCATGGCCCTCTACGTCGATGCCGCGCCGTCCCGCCCGGCCCGTGAGCTGGGTGTACTCCCCCGACGTGATCGCGACCCGCGCCTCGCCGTTGAACTTCTCCATCTTCTCGAGGACGACGGTGCGCGCAGGCATATTGATGCCGAGCGCCAGCGTCTCGGTCGCGAAGACGGCCTTCACCAGCTTGCGCTGGAAGAGCTCCTCGACGACCTCCTTGAACGCGGGCAGCAGACCCGCATGGTGGGCTGCCACTCCCCGCTCCAGGTTGTCGAGCCACTCCCAGTACCCGAGGACGCCGAGGTCCTCCTCCTGCAGCGTGCGCGTGCGCTCCTCGACGATCGAGCGGATCTCCGCGCGCTCCTCGGTGGAGGTCAGCCGGAGTCCTGACCGGCGCACCTGCTGGACGGCCGCGTCGCATCCCACCCGGCTGAAGATGAAGAAGATCGCCGGAAGGAGGTTCGACCGTTCGAGCAGTCGCACGACATCCGGACGATCCATGCGCTCGATGCGACGGACGTTCGACGAGCGCACCGGACGCCGCCCGCCGCGCGGCGGGCGCTGAGCCTGCCTGCCGGCGTGACGGTTGCTCCGATAGGTCTGCGCTTCGCGATTCTGCTCGTAGTGCGATCCTGTGAAGGAGCGGATGCGCATCAGTTCCTGGTTCACCTGCGCTGTCGCGAGGCCGGCCCGATCGTCGAAGAGCGGGAGCAGGTCGTCGCGGACGAGCACGTGCTGCTCGAGCGGGACGGGTCGGATCTCCGAGACGATCACCTCGGTGTCGCCGCGCACGGTGTCGAGCCAGTCGCCGAACTCCTCGGCGTTCGACACGGTCGCGCTGAGCGACACCAGCCGCACCTGCGACGGCAGGTGGATGATGACCTCTTCCCAGACAGCGCCGCGGAAGCGGTCGGCCAGATAGTGCACCTCGTCCATGACGACGTAGCGGAGATCGCGCAGAGCCGCGGAATCCGCGTAGATCATGTTGCGCAGCACCTCGGTCGTCATCACGACGATCCGGGCGTTGCCGTTGATGTTGGTGTCGCCCGTCAGCAGACCCACCTCGTCGGGGCCGTAGACCTCGACGAGCTCCCGGAACTTCTGGTTCGACAGCGCTTTCATCGGCGTCGTGTAGAACGCCTTGTCGCGCGTGGTCTGCATGGCCAGGTGGATCGCGAACTCGCCGACGATCGTCTTGCCCGCCCCCGTCGGAGCGGCGACCAGCACGCTGTGGCCGCGCTCCAGCGCGTGGCAGCCCTCGATCTGGAAGGGGTCGAGATCGAAGCGCTGACGAGCGGCGAACGCCGCCGTCTGCGGATGGCCGGCAGCCTCGCGCGCGGCGGCGAAGCGCTCGGAAGGCGAGCTCATGCGGTGGCCGGGTCGATGCCGGCTGCTCTCGCGAGCTTGCGCTTGCGTCGATCGAACAGCATGGAGATGAACGTCGCGGCGAAGTAGAGAACGATCATGGACGCCATCAGCAGGAGCATCGAGAACACGTCGGCGGGTGGAGTCGTCACGGCCGCGAAGATGGTGCACACGAGCACGGCGACCCGCCACCCTTTGAGGATCTCGCGACCCGAGATGACACCGGCGAGGTTCAGCGCCACGAGGAAGACCGGCAGGACGAAAGCGATGCCGACGACGAGCAGGAACTTGAAGACGAAGTCGTAGTAACCGGAGTAGTCATAGAACTGGGCCATGCCGGTGGGGACGAACGACGCCATGATCTCGATGACGTGGGGCAGGACGAAGAATGCGACCGTGCACCCGCCGAAGAAGAGAGGGATCGCGGCACCCAGGAAGCCCCAGGTGTACTGGGTCTCCTTCTTGGTCAGGCCGGGCATGACGAAAGCCCAGACCTGCCAGAGCCAGACCGGGGCCGAGATCAGAAGGCCGATCGCGAAGGCGATCCGCATGCGCAGATCGAAGCCGCTCGTGACGGTCGTGAAGTTGAGGCCGGTGTATTCACGGCCCGCCTCTGCCGCGATCGACCGGATGGGTATGGACAGCAGATCGATGATCGGTCCGGTCACGATGAAGGCCACGATCATACCGACCACGAGCGCGGCCGCAGCGATGACGAGGCGCTTGCGCAATTCGATCAGGTGCGCGCCCAGAGACATCCGCCTATCGCGACCCGGAGTCTCCTGATCGGCGGATTCGAGTGCCGACACGACCTACGCGGATCGAGGAGGCTGACCCGGGTCCGCTTCGCGGATCACCGTGTTCTCCGTCACCGATGTCTTCGGAGCAGGAGCGGCGGTTGCCGCAGGCTCCGATGCGTCATCGGCGTCGTCGCTCTTCATCGCCTTCATCTCGCCCTTGAACACACGGGCCGACTGCCCGAGGCTCTTGGCGAGCGCCGGCAACTTCGCCGCGCCGAAAAGCAGCAGGATGACGGCGAGGATGATCAGCAGATGTGGCCAACCGAAAGCGCCCATG is a window from the Microbacterium sp. LWO14-1.2 genome containing:
- a CDS encoding VOC family protein, with translation MNISIHYAFLPHTDAEAALGFYRDALGFEVRNDVGYDGLRWLTVGPEGQPETSIVLHPPATDPGLTDAERRTIVELIAKGSYGALTLASDDLDGLFERLVEKGADVVQEPMDQPYGVRDCAFRDPAGNLLRINQAG
- a CDS encoding helix-turn-helix transcriptional regulator; the protein is MRRVRDRIDREYAKPLDVEALARGVHMSAGHLSRRFRDAYGESPYSYLMARRIERAMALLRRGDLTVTEVCFGVGCSSLGTFSTRFTELVGVSPRVYRERAANVDGIPTFQAKQVIRPIRNQEAPRTDANLT
- a CDS encoding DUF308 domain-containing protein; this encodes MSESLANEAKSLFRSIRITLAVSGALALIAGIVLLVWPVKSAVIVTGIFASYLIVAGLVYIGLGIFSHRKGGWARVGHIVLGLLYIAAGVIAFANLGAAAATLALVVVIFIGISWIVDGVVSLSLLGQDGSRVWTLLYALLSIIAGIVVLFSPLFAAAVLWLVFGISLVALGIVQIVRAITIGKDAKDAADAVRADTVN
- a CDS encoding SDR family oxidoreductase yields the protein MTDVLPAGSLDGKVALVTGSSRGIGADTVRYLAEAGADVVINFRNKAPRAEKLAAQLRELGRRVLTVGADLTDPASVGEMFDAVKAEFGRLDVLVLNASGGMESGMAEDYALTLNRDAQLNVLDAATPLLDDGARVVFVTSHQAHFIRTTPTMPEYEPVALSKRAGEDALRERIPELAEKGIGFTVVSGDMIEGTITATLLERANPGAIAERRESAGKLYNVSEFAAEVARAAVDPVPADNTRLVGDVSGFAAE
- a CDS encoding NfeD family protein, translating into MDNFATFVQFVDQWAWVGWLVLIALFLVIEMLTLDFTFLMLSFGSAIGLVTDFLGVPVWVQVLVAAGAAALFILFLRPPLIRRLHRGEDPTKSNVEALVDLRGTALQDVTQISGQVKLSNGDTWTARTATSMPIPQGSPIAVTAINGATATVRPVND
- a CDS encoding SPFH domain-containing protein, with the protein product MNDSSFIPAAIGWILVIAIIIFVVVTLARSIRIIPQATAGVVERLGRYHKTLTPGLNILVPFIDRLRPLIDMREQVVSFPPQPVITEDNLVVSIDTVVYFQVTDARAATYEIANYLGAVEQLTTTTLRNVVGGLNLEEALTSRDNINGQLRVVLDEATGKWGIRVGRVELKAIDPPVSIQDSMEKQMRAERDRRAAILTAEGSKQSQILEAEGRRQAEILRAEGDKQAAVLRAQGEAEAIQNVFSAIHQGQPDDKLLAYQYLQMLPKISESESSKLWIIPSELTEALKGIGSAFTPKPGQPPVGTPGA
- a CDS encoding glycerophosphodiester phosphodiesterase family protein, with protein sequence MTHPYFEKTAHPRVLAHRGLITAEGEDSGVWENSAAAFAAAHAAGAEYIETDCQVTADGDVVLFHDSSLKRLTGDTRLVREVRTRDLASMFADHGGLLTVAEALAAFPSTRFNIDVKTAEAVGPLGGILSEDTHRVLVTSFDDRKRRAAIASVLRAGAGLRPATSGGSRTIAALRALSALRLPTGRVLRDIDALQIPERHGAVRVLTPAVLTAAHRHGVEVHVWTVNEPADMVRLTGLGVDGVVSDRADLALAALRR
- a CDS encoding RNA polymerase-binding protein RbpA encodes the protein MADRSLRGIRLGAQSLQSEEGVVFMERRETTYTCDTCGHVTTLMFAADAEAPQTWECRACGAEARLNVDGQAVTLDAADEKAARTHWDMLMERRTRAELEELLEERLAFIRARRGAGEDPTREKIGA
- the lnt gene encoding apolipoprotein N-acyltransferase: MSDSPAAPAAPRALLPLWAALLSAITAAILMDLSYPEAAVWILAFPAVALLLLALVGRRVGGALLVGTVYGVVFFALLVSWTSRYLGPVPWAALSVVEGGLTALALVPIALAYRWLPHAFPRPAARLLLLPAIVAALWVGRELFVGSWPYGGFPWARLGMTQAQSPLAPVTSWLGVSGLSFLMVFLVAVLIEMVRARRAVSRPLLVVPAALVVVLAFTPLFPTTGTGSMRIAAVQGNGPSGYFDEREPYSLVDAQATATAPLFGEDVDLLVWPEGSLDYDPFQTDALARRMSFVSSRIGAPLLANAATERDGRYYNTSMLWTEDGAAEETHDKRHPVPFGEYVPDRAFFNALAPDLIGLIQREYTPGTNSSVIDVDGVQVGLAICFDVIYDDVVDQGVRDGAEVLVFQTNNADFRGTDENLQQLAFARMRAIETGRSVVNISTVGTSQIIRADGSTVSSLDADEAGAMLENVELRSGLTAGVVLGPWIQQLLLWGGLGALIVGWWRARRR
- a CDS encoding DEAD/DEAH box helicase; this encodes MSSPSERFAAAREAAGHPQTAAFAARQRFDLDPFQIEGCHALERGHSVLVAAPTGAGKTIVGEFAIHLAMQTTRDKAFYTTPMKALSNQKFRELVEVYGPDEVGLLTGDTNINGNARIVVMTTEVLRNMIYADSAALRDLRYVVMDEVHYLADRFRGAVWEEVIIHLPSQVRLVSLSATVSNAEEFGDWLDTVRGDTEVIVSEIRPVPLEQHVLVRDDLLPLFDDRAGLATAQVNQELMRIRSFTGSHYEQNREAQTYRSNRHAGRQAQRPPRGGRRPVRSSNVRRIERMDRPDVVRLLERSNLLPAIFFIFSRVGCDAAVQQVRRSGLRLTSTEERAEIRSIVEERTRTLQEEDLGVLGYWEWLDNLERGVAAHHAGLLPAFKEVVEELFQRKLVKAVFATETLALGINMPARTVVLEKMEKFNGEARVAITSGEYTQLTGRAGRRGIDVEGHAVVQWTEGMDPQAVAALASRRTYPLNSSFRPTYNMAVNLIDLFGRDRAREVLESSFAQFQADRAVVGLARKVREADESLEGYRSAMVCDHGDFMEYAAMRRELSDLEKKNRQDSNSPRVAREKRMKQIQSLRTRMQRHGCHRCPDREKHARWAERYWKLKRETDRTRRQIENRTGTVARVFDRVSEVLETLDYLRREDGETRLTDAGRTMRRIYGERDLLIAESLRQGLWTGLDAPSLAAMACCLVYEPRRDEANSGERGLPRGAFRSAYDRTTTLWAELDDLEKDHHLPGTEPLAAGLAGAMHTWARGGSLDRVLIDADMAAGDFVRWAKQTIDLLDQLSIVAEDGTLARNARAALDGVRRGIVAYSSM
- the tatC gene encoding twin-arginine translocase subunit TatC gives rise to the protein MSLGAHLIELRKRLVIAAAALVVGMIVAFIVTGPIIDLLSIPIRSIAAEAGREYTGLNFTTVTSGFDLRMRIAFAIGLLISAPVWLWQVWAFVMPGLTKKETQYTWGFLGAAIPLFFGGCTVAFFVLPHVIEIMASFVPTGMAQFYDYSGYYDFVFKFLLVVGIAFVLPVFLVALNLAGVISGREILKGWRVAVLVCTIFAAVTTPPADVFSMLLLMASMIVLYFAATFISMLFDRRKRKLARAAGIDPATA
- the tatA gene encoding Sec-independent protein translocase subunit TatA — translated: MGAFGWPHLLIILAVILLLFGAAKLPALAKSLGQSARVFKGEMKAMKSDDADDASEPAATAAPAPKTSVTENTVIREADPGQPPRSA